One window of the Syngnathus typhle isolate RoL2023-S1 ecotype Sweden linkage group LG21, RoL_Styp_1.0, whole genome shotgun sequence genome contains the following:
- the prkcq gene encoding protein kinase C theta type isoform X1, producing the protein MLLNASREQERRASLAALKSLGSPPASSQSASSAGGPVEANLLLLLPLPPLPAVSLAGTRAARRLSRKVRTETRPDAMSPFLRIGFSNFEMDPGLEYQEEVLNPYCAVYMKEAVDTEKGPVFKQKKPTMYPPWSTTFDAHVHRGRLMHVMVKDRTAELKSEATVELDSLASRCKKENGRLEMWLELKPQGRLLMEARYYLEISDAAAKADGECEREAPFALHHRRGAIKQAKIHEVKCHEFSATFFPQPTFCSVCKEFVWGLNKQGYQCRQCNAAIHKKCIDKVIAKCTGSAVNSKETMIHKERFKIDMPHRFKVYNYKSPTFCQHCGTLLWGLAKQGLKCDECGMNVHHKCQKKVANLCGVNQKLMAEALAVIESKQQARSTRESDVVGREGPVDINRMMRSGAAESAASATPAWKEVQGISWEGPAVSDTPAARENLYDLPSLGRPKFCLDDFVLHKTLGKGSFGKVFLAELKKSGEFFAVKALKKDVVLMDDDVECTMVERRVLSLAWENPFLTQLHCTFQSKENLFFVMEYLNGGDLMFHIQKCHKFDLHRCTFYAAEIVCGLQFLHSRGIIYRDLKLDNILLDSEGHVKIADFGMCKEKMSEEARTSTFCGTPDYIAPEILLGQKYNRSVDWWSFGVLLYEMLIGQSPFHGRDEEELFQSVRTDDPAYPRWLTRDAKDILIKLFVREPEERLGVVGDVRQHAFFGATDWKALEQRKVPPPFKPTLTSPSDCSNFDKEFINEKPRLSCADRTLINSVDQTMFCNFSFVNPAQAAAR; encoded by the exons ATGCTCTTGAACGCATCACGGGAGCAAGAGCGGCGTGCGTCACTTGCCGCGCTCAAGTCACTTGGCTCGCCGCCCGCCTCATCACAAAGCGCGTCGTCCGCTGGAG GTCCTGTGGAGgccaacctcctcctcctcctccccctcccccctctgcCCGCCGTGTCTCTGGCAGGAACTAGGGCAGCTCGTCGTCTGTCGAGGAAAGTCCGCACGGAGACCCGCCCGGACGCCATGTCGCCCTTCCTGCGCATCGGCTTCTCCAACTTTGAGATGGACCCGGGCCTGGAGTACCAGGAGGAGGTGCTCAACCCCTACTGCGCCGTTTACATGAAGGAGGCCGTCGATACAG AAAAGGGCCCGGTGTTCAAGCAGAAGAAGCCCACCATGTACCCGCCGTGGAGCACCACCTTTGACGCCCACGTGCACCGCGGACGCCTCATGCACGTGATGGTGAAGGACCGCACGGCCGAGCTCAAGTCGGAGGCCACCGTGGAGCTGGACTCGCTGGCATCGCGCTGCAAGAAGGAGAACGGCCGGCTGGAGATGTGG TTGGAGTTGAAGCCGCAGGGCCGCCTGCTCATGGAGGCTCGATACTACCTGGAGATAAGCG ACGCGGCGGCGAAGGCTGACGGCGAATGTGAGCGCGAGGCTCCGTTTGCCCTCCATCATCGGCGCGGCGCCATCAAACAGGCCAAAATTCACGAGGTCAAGTGTCACGAGTTCAGCGCCACCTTCTTCCCGCAGCCCACCTTCTGCTCCGTGTGCAAAGAGTTTGTCTG GGGTCTCAACAAACAAGGTTACCAGTGCAGAC AGTGCAACGCCGCCATCCACAAGAAATGCATCGACAAGGTCATCGCCAAGTGCACGGGCTCGGCCGTCAACAGCAAAGAAACCATG ATCCACAAGGAGCGCTTCAAGATCGACATGCCGCACAGGTTCAAGGTGTACAACTACAAGAGCCCCACCTTCTGCCAGCATTGCGGGACCCTCTTGTGGGGGCTGGCCAAGCAGGGCCTCAAATGTGACG AATGCGGCATGAACGTCCACCACAAGTGCCAGAAGAAAGTGGCCAACCTGTGCGGGGTCAACCAGAAACTGATGGCCGAAGCGCTGGCCGTCATCGAGAGCAAGCAGCAG GCCAGGAGCACCAGAGAGAGCGACGTGGTCGGACGGGAAGGTCCCGTGGACATCAACCGAATGATGCGCTCCGGTGCGGCGGAAAGCGCGGCTTCGGCGACGCCTGCGTGGAAAG AGGTGCAGGGTATTTCCTGGGAGGGGCCGGCCGTCTCCGACACGCCGGCGGCGCGAGAAAACCTTTACGATTTGCCGTCGCTGGGTCGGCCCAAGTTCTGCCTCGACGACTTTGTTCTGCACAAGACGCTCGGCAAAGGCAGCTTTGGCAAG GTGTTTTTAGCCGAGCTGAAAAAGAGCGGCGAGTTTTTCGCCGTCAAGGCTCTGAAGAAGGACGTGGTTCTGATGGACGACGACGTGGAGTGCACCAtggtggagaggagggtccTCTCTTTAGCCTGGGAAAACCCCTTCCTCACTCAACTGCACTGCACCTTCCAAAGCAAG GAGAACCTGTTCTTCGTGATGGAGTACCTGAACGGAGGCGACCTGATGTTCCACATCCAGAAGTGTCACAAGTTCGACCTGCACCGATGCAC CTTCTACGCCGCCGAGATTGTCTGTGGCCTTCAGTTCCTGCACTCCAGAGGAATCATCTACAG GGACCTGAAGCTGGACAATATCTTGCTGGACTCAGAGGGACACGTCAAGATCGCAGACTTTGGGATGTGCAAGGAGAAGATGTCGGAGGAGGCCCGCACGTCCACTTTCTGCGGGACGCCCGACTACATTGCTCCCGAG ATCCTGCTGGGCCAGAAGTACAACCGCTCGGTGGACTGGTGGTCCTTCGGCGTCCTGCTGTACGAGATGCTCATCGGTCAGTCTCCCTTCCACGGGCGGGACGAGGAGGAGCTCTTTCAGTCCGTCCGCACCGACGACCCGGCGTACCCCCGCTGGCTGACCCGAGACGCCAAGGACATCCTCATCAAG CTGTTTGTCAGGGAGCCCGAGGAGCGGCTGGGAGTCGTGGGAGACGTCAGGCAGCACGCCTTCTTTGGCGCCACCGACTGGAAGGCCTTGGAACAGCGCAAGGTGCCGCCGCCCTTCAAGCCCACTTTG ACGTCCCCCAGCGACTGCAGCAACTTTGACAAAGAGTTCATCAACGAGAAGCCGCGCCTGTCGTGCGCCGACCGCACGCTCATCAACAGCGTGGACCAGACCATGTTCTGCAACTTCTCCTTCGTCAATCCGGCTCAGGCGGCGGCGCGCTGa
- the prkcq gene encoding protein kinase C theta type isoform X2 codes for MYPPWSTTFDAHVHRGRLMHVMVKDRTAELKSEATVELDSLASRCKKENGRLEMWLELKPQGRLLMEARYYLEISDAAAKADGECEREAPFALHHRRGAIKQAKIHEVKCHEFSATFFPQPTFCSVCKEFVWGLNKQGYQCRQCNAAIHKKCIDKVIAKCTGSAVNSKETMIHKERFKIDMPHRFKVYNYKSPTFCQHCGTLLWGLAKQGLKCDECGMNVHHKCQKKVANLCGVNQKLMAEALAVIESKQQARSTRESDVVGREGPVDINRMMRSGAAESAASATPAWKEVQGISWEGPAVSDTPAARENLYDLPSLGRPKFCLDDFVLHKTLGKGSFGKVFLAELKKSGEFFAVKALKKDVVLMDDDVECTMVERRVLSLAWENPFLTQLHCTFQSKENLFFVMEYLNGGDLMFHIQKCHKFDLHRCTFYAAEIVCGLQFLHSRGIIYRDLKLDNILLDSEGHVKIADFGMCKEKMSEEARTSTFCGTPDYIAPEILLGQKYNRSVDWWSFGVLLYEMLIGQSPFHGRDEEELFQSVRTDDPAYPRWLTRDAKDILIKLFVREPEERLGVVGDVRQHAFFGATDWKALEQRKVPPPFKPTLTSPSDCSNFDKEFINEKPRLSCADRTLINSVDQTMFCNFSFVNPAQAAAR; via the exons ATGTACCCGCCGTGGAGCACCACCTTTGACGCCCACGTGCACCGCGGACGCCTCATGCACGTGATGGTGAAGGACCGCACGGCCGAGCTCAAGTCGGAGGCCACCGTGGAGCTGGACTCGCTGGCATCGCGCTGCAAGAAGGAGAACGGCCGGCTGGAGATGTGG TTGGAGTTGAAGCCGCAGGGCCGCCTGCTCATGGAGGCTCGATACTACCTGGAGATAAGCG ACGCGGCGGCGAAGGCTGACGGCGAATGTGAGCGCGAGGCTCCGTTTGCCCTCCATCATCGGCGCGGCGCCATCAAACAGGCCAAAATTCACGAGGTCAAGTGTCACGAGTTCAGCGCCACCTTCTTCCCGCAGCCCACCTTCTGCTCCGTGTGCAAAGAGTTTGTCTG GGGTCTCAACAAACAAGGTTACCAGTGCAGAC AGTGCAACGCCGCCATCCACAAGAAATGCATCGACAAGGTCATCGCCAAGTGCACGGGCTCGGCCGTCAACAGCAAAGAAACCATG ATCCACAAGGAGCGCTTCAAGATCGACATGCCGCACAGGTTCAAGGTGTACAACTACAAGAGCCCCACCTTCTGCCAGCATTGCGGGACCCTCTTGTGGGGGCTGGCCAAGCAGGGCCTCAAATGTGACG AATGCGGCATGAACGTCCACCACAAGTGCCAGAAGAAAGTGGCCAACCTGTGCGGGGTCAACCAGAAACTGATGGCCGAAGCGCTGGCCGTCATCGAGAGCAAGCAGCAG GCCAGGAGCACCAGAGAGAGCGACGTGGTCGGACGGGAAGGTCCCGTGGACATCAACCGAATGATGCGCTCCGGTGCGGCGGAAAGCGCGGCTTCGGCGACGCCTGCGTGGAAAG AGGTGCAGGGTATTTCCTGGGAGGGGCCGGCCGTCTCCGACACGCCGGCGGCGCGAGAAAACCTTTACGATTTGCCGTCGCTGGGTCGGCCCAAGTTCTGCCTCGACGACTTTGTTCTGCACAAGACGCTCGGCAAAGGCAGCTTTGGCAAG GTGTTTTTAGCCGAGCTGAAAAAGAGCGGCGAGTTTTTCGCCGTCAAGGCTCTGAAGAAGGACGTGGTTCTGATGGACGACGACGTGGAGTGCACCAtggtggagaggagggtccTCTCTTTAGCCTGGGAAAACCCCTTCCTCACTCAACTGCACTGCACCTTCCAAAGCAAG GAGAACCTGTTCTTCGTGATGGAGTACCTGAACGGAGGCGACCTGATGTTCCACATCCAGAAGTGTCACAAGTTCGACCTGCACCGATGCAC CTTCTACGCCGCCGAGATTGTCTGTGGCCTTCAGTTCCTGCACTCCAGAGGAATCATCTACAG GGACCTGAAGCTGGACAATATCTTGCTGGACTCAGAGGGACACGTCAAGATCGCAGACTTTGGGATGTGCAAGGAGAAGATGTCGGAGGAGGCCCGCACGTCCACTTTCTGCGGGACGCCCGACTACATTGCTCCCGAG ATCCTGCTGGGCCAGAAGTACAACCGCTCGGTGGACTGGTGGTCCTTCGGCGTCCTGCTGTACGAGATGCTCATCGGTCAGTCTCCCTTCCACGGGCGGGACGAGGAGGAGCTCTTTCAGTCCGTCCGCACCGACGACCCGGCGTACCCCCGCTGGCTGACCCGAGACGCCAAGGACATCCTCATCAAG CTGTTTGTCAGGGAGCCCGAGGAGCGGCTGGGAGTCGTGGGAGACGTCAGGCAGCACGCCTTCTTTGGCGCCACCGACTGGAAGGCCTTGGAACAGCGCAAGGTGCCGCCGCCCTTCAAGCCCACTTTG ACGTCCCCCAGCGACTGCAGCAACTTTGACAAAGAGTTCATCAACGAGAAGCCGCGCCTGTCGTGCGCCGACCGCACGCTCATCAACAGCGTGGACCAGACCATGTTCTGCAACTTCTCCTTCGTCAATCCGGCTCAGGCGGCGGCGCGCTGa
- the creb3l2 gene encoding cyclic AMP-responsive element-binding protein 3-like protein 2 isoform X1 produces the protein MEILDSSESFLHWDRNLSELSEAGDMDCALYTNHFSELLDDLSHDALLGQLLSDPFLSGVRGGAGGSGADDGDLCPSSPPPPHIAAEHSYSLCGDSRPQSPLSHLTGERGSDAESEGDSSEWPMEQDDGMEALLCDAPSLLPALALALGSAAEVPQDAASPAPSARSQEKSVKVKEEKVFPQIKLEPHEVDQFLNLSPKGLQMPPTPPSSHGSDSEGGGQSPARGPTSPSSPAPAQPGLKAPARGGSSSSSLSNSPLLTAAHKLQGSGPLMLTEEERRTLVAEGYPVPTKLPLTKSEEKALKKIRRKIKNKISAQESRRKKKEYMDTLEKKVETCSNENNDLRRKMDTLECTNKSLLQQLQALQASLSAKVSRSCRAVGTQTSSCLMVVVLCFALFLGSFYPTGLASGAGPLAGGGQLAVKESYAATVKSRSLLSTSEDEAPHLLGLGGEYPDRWEDADVTVVMAAWRRSGEQQKTAAEEPDWAETRPPPFRSQSNKTSSSNSRYRPLEQRAKSMAVERSVNETS, from the exons ATGGAGATCCTGGACTCGAGTGAAAGCTTCCTGCACTGGGACCGCAACCTCAGCGAGCTGTCCGAGGCCGGAGACATGGACTGTGCCCTCTACACAAAC CACTTCTCGGAGCTTCTGGACGACCTCTCGCACGACGCTCTGCTGGGCCAGCTGCTGAGCGACCCCTTCCTGTCGGGGGTACGAGGCGGCGCCGGAGGCTCGGGGGCCGACGACGGCGACCTGTGCccgtcgtcgccgccgccgccgcacatcGCCGCAGAGCACAGCTACTCGCTGTGCGGCGACAGCAGGCCGCAGTCGCCGCTTTCGCACCTGACCGGGGAGCGTGGCAGCGATGCAG AATCCGAAGGCGACTCGTCCGAGTGGCCCATGGAGCAGGACGACGGGATGGAGGCTCTCCTGTGCGACGCGCCCTCCCTCCTGCCCGCCCTGGCCCTGGCCTTGGGCTCCGCCGCCGAGGTCCCCCAAGACGCCGCCAGCCCTGCTCCGAGCGCTCGCAGCCAGGAGAAAAGCGTCAAGGTCAAGGAGGAGAAGGTCTTCCCCCAGATTAAACTGGAACCGCACGAAGTGGATCAGTTTCTCAATTTGTCCCCGAAAG GTCTGCAGatgccccccaccccgcccAGCTCGCACGGCAGCGACTCGGAGGGCGGCGGCCAGAGCCCCGCGCGCGGCCCCACCTCGCCCAGCAGCCCTGCGCCGGCGCAGCCCGGTCTCAAGGCGCCCGCCCGCGgcggctcttcctcctcctcgctgtccaaCTCACCGCTGCTCACCGCCGCCCAC aaacTTCAGGGCTCGGGACCTCTGATGCTGACAGAGGAGGAGCGCCGCACGCTGGTGGCTGAAGGCTACCCGGTTCCCACCAAGCTGCCACTCACAAAATCTGAGGAGAAAGCGCTCAAGAAGATCCGCCGGAAGATCAAAAATAAG ATTTCCGCTCAGGAGAGTCGCCGGAAGAAGAAGGAGTACATGGACACCTTGGAGAAGAA GGTGGAGACATGCTCCAACGAAAACAACGACCTGAGGAGGAAAATGGACACGCTGGAGTGCACCAACAA GTCTCTGCTGCAGCAGCTGCAGGCCCTGCAGGCTTCGCTGTCCGCAAAAGTGTCCAGGTCGTGTCGTGCGGTGGGCACGCAGACGTCGTCCTGCCTAATG GTGGTGGTCTTGTGTTTTGCCCTCTTTTTGGGAAGTTTCTACCCGACCGGCCTCGCCTCCGGCGCCGGCCCACTCGCCGGCGGAGGCCAACTGGCGGTCAAAGAGTCGTACGCAGCAACAG TCAAATCGAGAAGTCTGTTGTCCACCTCGGAGGACGAGGCGCCGCACCTGCTGGGCCTGGGTGGCGAGTACCCCGACCGATGGGAGGACGCCGACGTCACCGTGGTCATGGCGGCGTGGCGGCGTTCGGGCGAGCAGCAGAAAACGGCGGCGGAGGAGCCCGACTGGGCCGAGACGCGCCCGCCGCCGTTCAGGAGTCAAAGCAACAAAACCAGCTCGTCAAACAGCAGGTACAG gcctCTGGAGCAGAGGGCGAAAAGCATGGCGGTGGAGCGAAGCGTCAACGAGACCTCCTGA
- the creb3l2 gene encoding cyclic AMP-responsive element-binding protein 3-like protein 2 isoform X2, which translates to MEILDSSESFLHWDRNLSELSEAGDMDCALYTNHFSELLDDLSHDALLGQLLSDPFLSGVRGGAGGSGADDGDLCPSSPPPPHIAAEHSYSLCGDSRPQSPLSHLTGERGSDAESEGDSSEWPMEQDDGMEALLCDAPSLLPALALALGSAAEVPQDAASPAPSARSQEKSVKVKEEKVFPQIKLEPHEVDQFLNLSPKGLQMPPTPPSSHGSDSEGGGQSPARGPTSPSSPAPAQPGLKAPARGGSSSSSLSNSPLLTAAHKLQGSGPLMLTEEERRTLVAEGYPVPTKLPLTKSEEKALKKIRRKIKNKISAQESRRKKKEYMDTLEKKVETCSNENNDLRRKMDTLECTNKSLLQQLQALQASLSAKVSRSCRAVGTQTSSCLMVVVLCFALFLGSFYPTGLASGAGPLAGGGQLAVKESYAATVKSRSLLSTSEDEAPHLLGLGGEYPDRWEDADVTVVMAAWRRSGEQQKTAAEEPDWAETRPPPFRSQSNKTSSSNSRPLEQRAKSMAVERSVNETS; encoded by the exons ATGGAGATCCTGGACTCGAGTGAAAGCTTCCTGCACTGGGACCGCAACCTCAGCGAGCTGTCCGAGGCCGGAGACATGGACTGTGCCCTCTACACAAAC CACTTCTCGGAGCTTCTGGACGACCTCTCGCACGACGCTCTGCTGGGCCAGCTGCTGAGCGACCCCTTCCTGTCGGGGGTACGAGGCGGCGCCGGAGGCTCGGGGGCCGACGACGGCGACCTGTGCccgtcgtcgccgccgccgccgcacatcGCCGCAGAGCACAGCTACTCGCTGTGCGGCGACAGCAGGCCGCAGTCGCCGCTTTCGCACCTGACCGGGGAGCGTGGCAGCGATGCAG AATCCGAAGGCGACTCGTCCGAGTGGCCCATGGAGCAGGACGACGGGATGGAGGCTCTCCTGTGCGACGCGCCCTCCCTCCTGCCCGCCCTGGCCCTGGCCTTGGGCTCCGCCGCCGAGGTCCCCCAAGACGCCGCCAGCCCTGCTCCGAGCGCTCGCAGCCAGGAGAAAAGCGTCAAGGTCAAGGAGGAGAAGGTCTTCCCCCAGATTAAACTGGAACCGCACGAAGTGGATCAGTTTCTCAATTTGTCCCCGAAAG GTCTGCAGatgccccccaccccgcccAGCTCGCACGGCAGCGACTCGGAGGGCGGCGGCCAGAGCCCCGCGCGCGGCCCCACCTCGCCCAGCAGCCCTGCGCCGGCGCAGCCCGGTCTCAAGGCGCCCGCCCGCGgcggctcttcctcctcctcgctgtccaaCTCACCGCTGCTCACCGCCGCCCAC aaacTTCAGGGCTCGGGACCTCTGATGCTGACAGAGGAGGAGCGCCGCACGCTGGTGGCTGAAGGCTACCCGGTTCCCACCAAGCTGCCACTCACAAAATCTGAGGAGAAAGCGCTCAAGAAGATCCGCCGGAAGATCAAAAATAAG ATTTCCGCTCAGGAGAGTCGCCGGAAGAAGAAGGAGTACATGGACACCTTGGAGAAGAA GGTGGAGACATGCTCCAACGAAAACAACGACCTGAGGAGGAAAATGGACACGCTGGAGTGCACCAACAA GTCTCTGCTGCAGCAGCTGCAGGCCCTGCAGGCTTCGCTGTCCGCAAAAGTGTCCAGGTCGTGTCGTGCGGTGGGCACGCAGACGTCGTCCTGCCTAATG GTGGTGGTCTTGTGTTTTGCCCTCTTTTTGGGAAGTTTCTACCCGACCGGCCTCGCCTCCGGCGCCGGCCCACTCGCCGGCGGAGGCCAACTGGCGGTCAAAGAGTCGTACGCAGCAACAG TCAAATCGAGAAGTCTGTTGTCCACCTCGGAGGACGAGGCGCCGCACCTGCTGGGCCTGGGTGGCGAGTACCCCGACCGATGGGAGGACGCCGACGTCACCGTGGTCATGGCGGCGTGGCGGCGTTCGGGCGAGCAGCAGAAAACGGCGGCGGAGGAGCCCGACTGGGCCGAGACGCGCCCGCCGCCGTTCAGGAGTCAAAGCAACAAAACCAGCTCGTCAAACAGCAG gcctCTGGAGCAGAGGGCGAAAAGCATGGCGGTGGAGCGAAGCGTCAACGAGACCTCCTGA